A single region of the Salinibacter sp. 10B genome encodes:
- a CDS encoding transposase: protein MPFTNGHHALWAVTAPAHRFSSAYSQSLNVLTLDNGRFYKANKLTIPENVRVIFLPPYSPELNPVERFWEDLKDHLAFHLHQTLSKLKERVSEKLHSYTDEAVPPLTGYQYLIDTSNAQLP from the coding sequence ATGCCCTTTACAAATGGTCATCATGCACTTTGGGCGGTAACAGCCCCAGCACACCGCTTCTCGTCGGCGTACTCCCAGAGCTTGAACGTTCTGACTTTGGACAACGGCCGGTTTTACAAGGCCAACAAGCTCACGATACCGGAGAACGTTCGGGTGATCTTTCTACCCCCCTACAGCCCGGAACTCAACCCTGTCGAGCGGTTCTGGGAGGACCTGAAAGATCACCTCGCGTTCCATCTGCACCAGACGCTCTCCAAGCTGAAAGAAAGGGTCAGCGAAAAGCTCCACAGCTACACCGACGAGGCGGTCCCGCCCCTGACCGGGTATCAGTATCTGATAGATACCTCGAATGCACAACTACCCTAA
- a CDS encoding GNAT family N-acetyltransferase: MNQAKTRPLIDFLCVRRHLRRRGVARALVHRGARRLKEEAGANHRVTLCSGYLLANRESAAWHEAVGFVELPDWLVLTHRYRRLQHNLRRGLVRDVFGAKHRAESLQATLGEMKEERRSDPLAYSPSRWLDPKEEPTDEEERTGEEGTSLGSRIDGHLESHFDRLDGLGPV; encoded by the coding sequence GTGAACCAGGCCAAGACCCGGCCGCTGATCGACTTCTTGTGCGTGCGCCGGCACCTGCGCCGGAGGGGCGTAGCCAGGGCGCTCGTCCATCGGGGGGCTCGCCGCCTGAAGGAAGAAGCGGGTGCGAATCACCGAGTGACGCTCTGCAGCGGATACCTGCTTGCCAACCGCGAGAGCGCAGCGTGGCACGAAGCGGTCGGCTTTGTGGAGCTTCCCGACTGGCTCGTCCTAACCCACCGTTATCGGCGTCTGCAGCACAACCTCCGGCGGGGTCTCGTGCGGGACGTGTTTGGGGCAAAGCACCGGGCTGAATCCCTACAGGCTACCCTGGGCGAGATGAAGGAGGAGAGGCGGAGCGACCCGCTGGCCTACTCGCCCTCTCGGTGGCTTGACCCAAAGGAGGAGCCTACCGATGAGGAGGAGCGTACTGGTGAGGAGGGCACCTCCCTCGGAAGCCGGATCGACGGGCATCTGGAATCCCATTTCGACCGGCTTGATGGGTTGGGGCCTGTGTGA
- a CDS encoding serine hydrolase domain-containing protein has product MSDLFPNTRRCEPNGTRFRKIASRRAHWQIAAVTVLMLAFFLSGCVQSPVEPLSSLEHFTAHLNRRVPELVEQYQIPGASMALIHEGTLVWSGAYGTADAGSGRKMTVEAVCRVESISKSVTAWAVMRLVEDGRIDLDAPVHQYLEDWTFPDTEYAAQKVTVRQLLSHTAGLPLGPIGKGAEYAPQSSRPSLRDYLTREARLIRPPGSEFLYSNVGFNLLELLIEEVSGRDFATHMEEEVLRPLGMRRSTFAWRDSLREYIPMGYEGDGTPVAPYVYPVRASGGLLAPVEDIARFLRAEMLSFGDEMDGLLSPESIRMLHAPQTDIPGLYGIVADGYGFGHFVEVLPDSRQAAWHGGQGHGWMSHFHLVPESGDGIVLLTNSERSWPFFAHVLTAWSTWRGFGGVKLGRITDATTALWGLIGLLVIVSLWLLYRLVWALRTQERRFAPLERTAWIRRLLQAVGGIAVLAVVGWSATQPYLIVTSIFPATAGWAGLALCLLAATLIVSASYPRRAPSVP; this is encoded by the coding sequence ATGTCAGATCTATTTCCGAATACTCGACGTTGTGAACCGAATGGCACGCGGTTTCGAAAGATTGCAAGCAGGCGAGCCCATTGGCAAATAGCAGCGGTCACCGTTCTAATGCTTGCGTTTTTCTTAAGTGGGTGTGTTCAATCGCCTGTTGAGCCACTCTCCTCTCTTGAGCACTTCACTGCGCATCTCAATCGCCGCGTCCCCGAACTGGTGGAGCAATACCAGATTCCCGGGGCAAGCATGGCCCTCATTCATGAAGGCACACTGGTATGGTCCGGCGCCTACGGCACCGCAGATGCCGGGTCGGGCCGGAAAATGACTGTGGAGGCGGTCTGCCGCGTGGAATCCATCTCGAAGTCGGTCACCGCCTGGGCCGTTATGCGATTGGTCGAGGACGGTCGAATCGATTTGGATGCGCCCGTGCATCAGTATCTTGAGGACTGGACGTTCCCGGACACGGAGTACGCCGCGCAAAAGGTAACCGTCCGCCAGTTGCTGAGCCACACGGCCGGTCTTCCCCTGGGCCCCATCGGAAAAGGAGCGGAGTATGCTCCTCAGAGCTCTCGCCCCTCCCTACGCGACTATCTGACCCGTGAGGCTCGGCTGATCCGACCTCCCGGCTCGGAATTCTTATACTCCAACGTCGGGTTCAACTTGCTTGAGCTCCTCATCGAAGAGGTGAGCGGGCGTGATTTCGCGACGCACATGGAAGAGGAGGTCTTAAGACCGCTGGGAATGCGTCGCTCCACATTTGCGTGGAGGGACTCGCTTCGAGAGTACATCCCGATGGGGTATGAAGGAGACGGCACGCCAGTGGCTCCGTACGTCTACCCGGTTCGGGCCTCCGGCGGATTGCTTGCCCCCGTCGAAGACATCGCCCGGTTTCTCCGCGCAGAGATGCTCTCCTTCGGCGACGAGATGGACGGGCTCCTCTCCCCCGAAAGTATTCGCATGCTTCATGCACCGCAGACAGACATTCCTGGCCTTTACGGAATTGTCGCGGATGGGTATGGATTTGGGCATTTCGTGGAAGTCCTTCCAGACAGCCGACAGGCCGCATGGCACGGGGGCCAAGGACACGGGTGGATGAGCCATTTTCATCTGGTTCCAGAATCCGGCGACGGCATTGTCCTTCTGACCAACAGTGAGCGGAGCTGGCCCTTCTTCGCTCACGTACTCACGGCATGGAGCACGTGGCGCGGCTTTGGGGGAGTAAAACTGGGTAGAATCACTGACGCAACGACGGCCCTTTGGGGCCTCATTGGGCTGCTGGTGATCGTTTCATTGTGGCTGCTATACCGCCTCGTCTGGGCATTGCGTACACAGGAGCGCCGGTTCGCGCCGCTGGAGCGAACGGCTTGGATACGACGGCTACTTCAGGCCGTGGGAGGAATTGCCGTGCTTGCTGTCGTTGGCTGGAGTGCCACTCAGCCCTATCTCATAGTTACATCGATTTTTCCCGCAACTGCCGGGTGGGCCGGCCTTGCTCTCTGCCTGCTTGCCGCAACGCTGATTGTGTCGGCTTCATATCCACGCCGTGCGCCGTCGGTCCCATGA
- a CDS encoding class I SAM-dependent methyltransferase, with protein MTSDSVRSPTASPGWMRWWNRTRYQLYAPIYDWVARPLEEGRKRAIEQVAPSSDDRILILGSGPGSDLEYLPREAEITAVDVVPEMVRRTTSKAEALDMNVDAQVGDVQALSFEDDSFDVVLLHLILSVVPDPKAAAAEAARVLAPNGRVSIYDKFVPSGTEPSLLRRALNPLARFLFSDLTRELDPLLSQAGLEVATPRKSSLGGLYTAAVARPIHAVDTGDRTASE; from the coding sequence ATGACGTCTGACTCTGTGCGTTCGCCGACCGCTTCCCCTGGATGGATGCGCTGGTGGAACCGGACTCGATACCAGCTTTACGCCCCGATTTATGACTGGGTCGCCCGGCCACTCGAAGAGGGCCGCAAGCGGGCCATCGAGCAGGTCGCGCCTTCCTCCGACGACCGCATCCTGATCCTCGGAAGCGGACCCGGCTCCGACCTGGAATATCTTCCGCGGGAGGCCGAAATCACCGCGGTCGATGTAGTCCCGGAGATGGTGCGTCGGACGACATCGAAAGCGGAAGCGCTCGACATGAACGTGGACGCACAGGTTGGAGACGTGCAGGCACTTTCCTTCGAGGACGATTCGTTCGACGTGGTTCTGCTGCACCTCATTCTTTCGGTGGTGCCGGATCCGAAAGCTGCCGCCGCCGAGGCGGCCCGCGTCCTTGCGCCGAACGGACGCGTGTCGATCTACGACAAGTTCGTTCCTTCGGGAACGGAGCCGTCCCTGCTCCGGCGTGCGCTCAACCCACTCGCTCGATTCCTGTTTTCTGACCTCACCCGCGAGCTCGATCCCTTACTCTCTCAGGCCGGCCTTGAGGTCGCGACTCCTCGCAAATCTTCCCTCGGTGGGCTTTACACCGCAGCGGTGGCGCGTCCCATTCACGCTGTAGACACTGGAGACCGAACGGCTTCCGAGTAG
- a CDS encoding metalloregulator ArsR/SmtB family transcription factor, translating to MEDKQKRAFKDEIYEQFARMGKAFSSASRLELIDLLAQRERTVDELAEETEMSVANTSRHLQVLKGERLVRRRKEGTRAYYTLADPEVYRAWKAVRSLAETRLAEVEETVKRYLSDRDEMEALSQEELEERLERDDVLVLDVRPEEEFEAGHIPGARSIPVDQLEEHLDELPEDRDIVAYCRGPYCVYSDDAVRKLQEKGRNARRLSEGLPDWLVEGRSVEHGG from the coding sequence ATGGAAGATAAGCAGAAGCGTGCGTTCAAGGACGAGATTTACGAGCAGTTCGCCCGCATGGGCAAGGCATTCTCCAGTGCTTCTCGCCTGGAGTTGATCGATCTATTGGCGCAGCGGGAGCGCACTGTGGACGAGCTGGCAGAGGAGACCGAGATGTCGGTGGCCAACACGTCGCGCCACCTGCAGGTGCTGAAAGGGGAGCGCCTCGTGCGCCGACGAAAGGAGGGAACCCGCGCGTACTACACGCTCGCCGACCCGGAGGTGTACCGCGCCTGGAAGGCGGTGCGATCACTCGCCGAGACGCGTCTAGCGGAGGTTGAGGAAACGGTCAAGCGCTACCTGTCCGACCGCGACGAGATGGAGGCACTTTCCCAAGAGGAACTGGAGGAGCGCCTAGAGCGAGACGACGTTCTCGTCCTTGACGTGCGGCCGGAGGAAGAATTCGAGGCCGGCCACATACCCGGGGCGCGCTCGATTCCGGTGGACCAACTGGAGGAGCACCTGGACGAACTGCCCGAGGACCGGGACATTGTCGCATATTGCCGAGGACCGTACTGCGTTTATTCCGACGACGCGGTTCGAAAACTCCAGGAGAAGGGTCGCAATGCACGGCGTCTTTCGGAGGGCCTCCCGGACTGGCTCGTTGAAGGCCGATCGGTCGAGCACGGAGGGTAG
- a CDS encoding MFS transporter, with protein MKSPVHGIRANWKQFVLQVLTVFAVGLTMGAERNVVPLMGEEIFGVESFLVIGTFVVSFGLVKAILNLYSGKWADAYGRRPVLIAGWLSAVPIPFLLIYAPSWGWVALGNVLLGVNQGIAWSMSMISKIDLADSKERGLAAGIDEAFGYTGVAIGAWLTGVIAAHYSLRPEPFYFLLGVIALALLIAAFLIEETLPYAQAEADKRAGTDRDDAELPFWDIVKRATYQDRTLLAAAQAGHVENFVDTLLWIAVPIFLAGHGLGPAEIGVVVGVHSGSYFLQVYTGRLGDQIGRKPPIVGGLLLAGAGVLGMVLVEGYALWILFSGLSGVGMALHYPNLISVASDASHPLWRSTGLGVYRMWRDLGYAVGAILIGLTIDFSSIETAFYGVAGAMFVSGIYVLWRMEETHPEFGTHVSATRPEESELGAE; from the coding sequence ATGAAGTCTCCTGTTCACGGCATACGAGCCAACTGGAAGCAGTTCGTCCTGCAGGTCCTCACCGTCTTTGCGGTGGGGCTCACGATGGGCGCTGAGCGGAACGTGGTTCCTCTCATGGGAGAGGAAATCTTCGGCGTCGAGTCGTTTCTGGTCATCGGGACCTTCGTGGTGAGCTTCGGCCTCGTGAAGGCGATCTTGAACCTCTATTCGGGAAAGTGGGCGGACGCCTACGGCCGGCGGCCGGTGCTCATTGCCGGGTGGCTCTCGGCGGTGCCGATTCCCTTTCTGCTGATCTACGCCCCGAGTTGGGGGTGGGTCGCGCTCGGCAACGTCCTACTCGGGGTCAACCAGGGCATCGCCTGGAGCATGAGCATGATTTCGAAAATCGACCTGGCCGATTCGAAGGAGCGCGGCCTGGCTGCCGGCATTGACGAAGCCTTCGGCTACACCGGCGTCGCCATCGGGGCGTGGCTCACCGGCGTGATTGCCGCCCACTACAGCCTCCGCCCGGAGCCGTTTTACTTCCTGTTGGGGGTGATTGCCCTCGCGCTCCTGATCGCCGCATTCCTGATCGAGGAGACGCTTCCGTATGCCCAGGCCGAGGCCGATAAGAGGGCCGGCACTGATCGCGACGATGCTGAGCTGCCGTTCTGGGACATCGTGAAGCGGGCCACCTACCAGGATCGTACGCTGTTGGCCGCCGCCCAGGCCGGGCACGTCGAAAACTTCGTCGACACGCTCCTGTGGATCGCCGTGCCCATCTTTCTGGCCGGACACGGCCTCGGCCCCGCCGAGATTGGGGTCGTGGTCGGCGTGCACAGCGGGTCCTATTTCCTCCAGGTGTACACGGGCCGCCTCGGAGACCAGATTGGACGCAAGCCGCCGATTGTCGGTGGGCTTCTTCTTGCAGGGGCCGGTGTGTTGGGGATGGTGCTGGTGGAGGGGTATGCCCTTTGGATTCTCTTCTCCGGCCTGTCGGGGGTGGGCATGGCGCTGCACTATCCCAACCTGATTTCCGTCGCAAGCGACGCCTCCCATCCGCTCTGGCGATCCACCGGGCTCGGCGTCTACCGCATGTGGCGTGACCTCGGATATGCCGTGGGGGCGATTCTCATCGGACTCACCATAGACTTCTCTTCGATCGAGACGGCGTTCTATGGGGTGGCCGGGGCGATGTTTGTCTCCGGCATTTACGTTCTGTGGCGGATGGAGGAGACGCATCCGGAATTCGGCACGCATGTCTCTGCGACGCGACCTGAAGAGAGCGAGTTGGGCGCCGAATGA
- a CDS encoding sterol desaturase family protein, with the protein MPALLDALQQTQTIAMLAGLAALMLWEHAHPFFDYFRKAPKERGVHALRNLLLGGLNAGVISLVFVGLWGAAALWADQQGIGLLHWAEAAAGLPTWAHALGAVLLLDFWMYVWHRINHVIPFFWRFHRVHHHDPKMDVTTASRFHVGEIILSSLLRLGVIVLVGVHLWELVLYETAMFAVVQFHHANIALPAGLDRTLRAIIVTPNMHKVHHSRWQPETDSNYSSLFSFWDRLGRTFRLREDPSTLEFGLDGWDAPEDQRFAGLLWAPLKTVDSDEDLRSKTVSVESPSREGDSARTE; encoded by the coding sequence ATGCCTGCTCTTCTCGACGCCCTGCAACAGACCCAGACCATTGCCATGCTCGCGGGGCTGGCGGCCTTGATGCTCTGGGAGCATGCCCACCCGTTTTTCGACTACTTTCGAAAGGCACCCAAGGAGCGCGGCGTGCACGCCCTTCGCAACCTGCTGTTGGGCGGGCTCAACGCGGGCGTCATCTCTCTGGTGTTCGTCGGGCTGTGGGGGGCAGCCGCCCTCTGGGCCGACCAGCAGGGCATCGGCCTCCTCCACTGGGCGGAGGCCGCGGCGGGCCTGCCGACCTGGGCCCACGCCCTCGGGGCGGTGCTGCTGCTCGACTTTTGGATGTACGTGTGGCACCGCATCAACCACGTGATTCCGTTCTTCTGGCGGTTTCATCGCGTCCATCACCACGACCCGAAGATGGACGTGACAACGGCCAGTCGCTTTCACGTCGGGGAGATTATTCTCTCGTCCCTCCTGCGGCTCGGAGTCATCGTCCTGGTCGGCGTGCATCTCTGGGAACTGGTCCTCTACGAAACGGCGATGTTTGCGGTCGTGCAGTTCCACCACGCCAACATCGCTCTGCCCGCCGGCCTCGACCGCACCCTGCGTGCGATTATCGTGACGCCCAACATGCACAAGGTGCACCACTCGCGCTGGCAGCCGGAGACGGACTCGAACTACAGCTCGCTCTTCTCCTTCTGGGACCGTTTGGGCCGCACGTTTCGACTCCGTGAGGATCCCTCGACGCTGGAGTTCGGGCTCGACGGGTGGGACGCGCCGGAGGACCAGCGGTTTGCGGGCCTGCTGTGGGCGCCGCTCAAAACCGTCGACTCCGACGAGGATCTACGCTCGAAGACAGTGTCGGTGGAATCCCCGTCTCGCGAAGGCGATTCCGCCCGCACGGAGTGA